In Phyllobacterium zundukense, one DNA window encodes the following:
- a CDS encoding LysR family transcriptional regulator produces METLANLESFVRSAETGGFSAAARRLALTPAAVSRNVAMLERNLGVRLFHRSTRKLTLTEEGERFLLAVEGNLEGLQSAIANISTDRGEPAGVLKISASITFGTNYILPLLPAFLERYPQIRPDWQFDNRPVDLIAEGFDAAIGGGFELAQGIVARALAPAHIIAVASPTYMQARTPPADPEGLAALDGIVMRASRTGRVRRWTMRNVQGAEMLAMPTETIVLNDPAAMCKAALLGLGVALIAVPDALPHLESGALVRLVPQWYGDAGPISIYYASRTLLPAKTRVFVDFVVEAVKRDRLAERFAGSLG; encoded by the coding sequence ATGGAAACGCTGGCCAACCTGGAATCGTTTGTACGCAGCGCCGAAACCGGTGGGTTCTCGGCGGCAGCGCGGCGTCTTGCGCTCACTCCGGCAGCGGTCAGCCGCAACGTTGCCATGCTGGAACGCAACCTCGGGGTGCGGTTGTTTCATCGCAGCACGCGAAAGCTGACGTTGACCGAGGAAGGAGAGCGTTTTCTGCTTGCTGTAGAGGGAAATCTTGAGGGATTGCAGTCAGCCATAGCCAACATCTCCACCGATCGCGGCGAACCGGCCGGTGTGCTCAAGATAAGCGCAAGCATTACCTTCGGGACCAATTACATACTGCCGCTTCTGCCAGCCTTCCTTGAGCGCTATCCGCAGATCCGCCCCGACTGGCAATTCGACAATCGTCCAGTCGATCTGATCGCGGAGGGGTTTGACGCGGCAATTGGCGGCGGTTTCGAACTGGCGCAGGGGATAGTCGCGCGTGCGCTGGCACCGGCGCACATCATCGCCGTCGCGTCACCTACGTATATGCAAGCGCGAACGCCGCCTGCCGACCCGGAAGGTCTTGCCGCACTGGACGGGATTGTCATGCGTGCTTCACGCACTGGCCGGGTGAGGCGTTGGACAATGCGTAACGTGCAAGGCGCAGAGATGCTGGCGATGCCGACGGAGACGATCGTGCTCAACGATCCCGCAGCGATGTGCAAGGCAGCGCTGCTCGGTCTTGGTGTGGCACTGATCGCCGTACCAGACGCCCTGCCCCATCTGGAAAGCGGTGCTTTGGTGCGCCTGGTACCGCAATGGTACGGGGATGCCGGACCAATTTCCATCTACTACGCCAGCCGAACACTGCTGCCTGCCAAAACGCGCGTCTTCGTTGATTTTGTCGTGGAGGCCGTCAAGCGCGACAGGTTGGCAGAGCGTTTCGCGGGAAGTCTTGGTTAG
- a CDS encoding NADPH-dependent F420 reductase: MTIGIIGSGAIGSSFARALAGAGIEATIANSRGPQSLQDLVDELGPSIKAGTREEAASADIVLVAVNWTKLPKALAGLPAWNGRIVIDANNPIEAPLFKPVDLGGRASSEVFAELVPGARIVKAFNHLQAHLLSSDPKAEGGRRVLFYSGDDSAAKAEVAALIDRLGFFGLDLGALSVGARLVQFPGGPLPVHNLVKFG; this comes from the coding sequence ATGACTATTGGTATTATCGGATCCGGAGCAATCGGGTCATCGTTCGCGCGGGCGCTCGCTGGCGCCGGGATCGAAGCGACCATCGCCAACAGCCGCGGCCCTCAATCACTGCAGGACCTGGTCGATGAACTTGGCCCGTCGATCAAGGCGGGTACGCGTGAAGAGGCGGCAAGCGCCGATATTGTGCTTGTCGCTGTCAACTGGACCAAACTGCCGAAGGCGCTCGCCGGTCTGCCCGCCTGGAACGGCCGCATTGTCATCGATGCAAACAATCCTATCGAGGCCCCGCTTTTCAAGCCGGTCGATCTTGGTGGCCGCGCGTCCAGCGAGGTTTTTGCGGAGCTGGTGCCGGGAGCACGCATCGTGAAGGCATTCAACCATTTGCAGGCACATTTGCTCTCATCGGATCCCAAGGCCGAGGGCGGACGCCGCGTCCTCTTCTATTCCGGTGACGACAGTGCCGCCAAAGCTGAGGTCGCGGCGCTTATCGATCGTCTTGGCTTCTTCGGCCTGGATCTTGGTGCTCTTTCCGTCGGCGCTCGCCTCGTTCAATTCCCCGGGGGCCCGTTGCCGGTACACAATCTCGTCAAGTTTGGTTGA
- the pbpC gene encoding penicillin-binding protein 1C: MAATLSFGLEAADRAFPPPLEKAREVSTEVLDAEGQLLRAFATSEGRWRLGTTAKDVDPQFVRMLIAYEDQRFWQHRGVDPIALARAAVQLVSNGRIVSGASTLSMQVARLIEPREGRSLTAKFQQLVRALQIERRLSKAEILDLYLTLAPYGGNLEGIRAASLAYFGKEPRRLTVSQSALLVALPQLPERRRPDRNLALAEAARGRVLHRMAVEKVVGEGEAERAGRAPIPSLRLQLPAYAAHLAEAAQRREPNVRRHRTTLHRPIQQGLETVAKDAAGKLGPKVSVAMVMADVRTGEIVGEVGSADYFDASRSGWIDMTRITRSPGSTLKPFIYGLAFEDGLVSQETIIEDRPSDFFGYRPRNFDMSYQGDVSIRQALQLSLNVPTVRLLDAVGPTRLMVRFRRAEVRPILPPNEPPGLAIGLGGVGITLKDLVQLYAGLANRGRPLQLGDGIQDKPETIEGEPLLEPVAAWHVADILSGVLPPMGAGQRGIAYKTGTSYGYRDAWSVGFDGNYVLGVWVGRPDNGAVPGLTGYGAAAPILFEGFAKSGIAITPLWSAPPGAVRIAQAQLPISQRRFSMNSSGLLASSTREPAPQIVYPPEGARIELGAAAGGEIMPLALKLQGGRAPFRWLANGKPLPEISRRRVNQWVPDGGGYSTLTVIDSVGRAASVRVFVD; encoded by the coding sequence GTGGCCGCGACGCTTTCCTTTGGCCTTGAAGCAGCCGATCGTGCCTTCCCACCGCCATTGGAAAAGGCGCGGGAGGTCTCGACGGAAGTGCTCGATGCCGAGGGCCAGCTGCTGCGCGCCTTTGCAACGTCCGAGGGGCGCTGGCGCCTTGGCACCACTGCCAAGGATGTCGATCCGCAATTCGTCCGCATGCTCATCGCCTACGAGGATCAGCGTTTCTGGCAGCATCGGGGCGTCGATCCCATTGCCTTGGCCCGTGCGGCTGTCCAGCTCGTCAGTAATGGCCGCATCGTTTCGGGTGCATCGACCCTGTCCATGCAGGTTGCCAGGCTGATCGAACCGCGTGAGGGCCGCTCGCTCACCGCAAAATTCCAGCAACTCGTGCGGGCCCTGCAGATCGAGCGGCGTCTGAGCAAGGCGGAAATCCTTGATCTTTATCTGACGCTAGCGCCCTATGGCGGTAATCTCGAAGGCATTCGCGCTGCAAGCCTCGCTTATTTCGGCAAGGAACCCCGCCGTCTCACCGTTTCCCAATCGGCGCTGCTCGTGGCTTTGCCGCAGCTCCCAGAGCGGCGCAGGCCCGATCGCAATCTCGCTCTTGCCGAAGCGGCAAGGGGCCGCGTGCTGCATCGGATGGCGGTCGAGAAGGTCGTAGGTGAGGGGGAGGCGGAGCGGGCAGGCCGCGCACCGATCCCGTCGCTCCGATTGCAGTTGCCGGCCTATGCCGCGCATTTGGCAGAAGCAGCACAGCGCAGGGAACCGAACGTCAGGCGCCACCGGACCACATTGCACCGGCCTATCCAGCAGGGACTTGAAACGGTCGCGAAAGATGCAGCAGGCAAGCTGGGACCGAAAGTCTCCGTTGCCATGGTCATGGCCGATGTGCGCACCGGCGAGATCGTCGGCGAGGTGGGATCAGCCGATTATTTCGACGCCAGCCGATCGGGCTGGATCGACATGACCCGGATCACCCGCTCGCCTGGCTCGACGCTGAAGCCCTTCATATATGGTCTGGCCTTCGAGGATGGGCTGGTCAGCCAGGAAACCATCATCGAGGACCGGCCGTCCGATTTCTTCGGCTATCGGCCGCGCAATTTCGACATGAGCTATCAGGGCGACGTGAGTATCAGGCAGGCGTTGCAATTGTCGCTCAATGTGCCCACTGTGCGCCTGCTCGATGCTGTCGGCCCGACGCGGCTGATGGTGCGGTTTCGCCGCGCGGAGGTCCGGCCGATCCTGCCGCCTAACGAGCCACCGGGTCTTGCCATCGGCCTTGGTGGTGTCGGCATTACGCTAAAGGATCTGGTGCAGCTCTATGCCGGCCTCGCCAACCGGGGCCGTCCATTGCAGCTGGGCGATGGCATTCAGGACAAGCCCGAGACCATCGAGGGTGAGCCGCTGCTCGAGCCTGTGGCCGCATGGCACGTTGCCGATATTCTTTCCGGCGTTCTGCCACCAATGGGCGCCGGGCAGCGCGGCATCGCCTACAAGACCGGTACCAGCTATGGTTACCGGGACGCCTGGTCGGTCGGATTTGACGGCAACTATGTCCTCGGTGTCTGGGTCGGCAGGCCGGATAATGGCGCTGTACCCGGCCTGACCGGCTATGGGGCCGCGGCGCCGATCCTGTTCGAAGGCTTTGCCAAGTCCGGTATCGCGATCACGCCGCTGTGGTCGGCACCTCCCGGCGCAGTGCGTATCGCACAGGCACAATTGCCAATCAGTCAGCGGCGTTTCTCCATGAACTCGAGCGGCTTGCTGGCCTCGTCGACGCGGGAACCCGCGCCGCAGATCGTCTATCCGCCGGAAGGCGCACGTATTGAACTTGGAGCAGCGGCCGGCGGCGAGATCATGCCGCTTGCACTCAAACTGCAGGGCGGGCGTGCGCCATTCCGATGGCTGGCCAATGGCAAGCCCTTGCCGGAAATCTCGCGTCGGCGTGTCAATCAATGGGTGCCGGACGGTGGTGGTTATTCGACCCTGACCGTGATCGATTCAGTCGGCCGTGCAGCCAGTGTCCGGGTGTTCGTCGATTGA
- a CDS encoding RlmE family RNA methyltransferase: MAKTTTGGRGGTGTRGLHTKIKKKAGTIKESSRRWLERHINDPYVQRSKQDGYRSRAAYKLIEINDRYKILKKGQRIIDLGAAPGGWSQIAASIVGSPDDLPTVVGIDYLHVDPLPGVTLLEMDFLDDAAPDRLMEALGGAPDIVLSDMAAPTTGHRRTDHIRTTHLCEVAADFAVSVLSPGGHFLTKTFQGGTENEVLTLLKKHFKSVHHVKPPASRTESVELYLLARDFKG; the protein is encoded by the coding sequence ATGGCTAAGACAACAACAGGCGGTCGCGGGGGCACCGGTACACGCGGCTTGCACACCAAGATCAAGAAGAAGGCTGGTACGATCAAGGAATCGTCACGCCGCTGGCTGGAGCGCCACATCAACGATCCCTATGTCCAGCGCTCCAAGCAGGATGGCTATCGCTCGCGCGCAGCCTACAAGCTTATCGAGATCAATGATCGCTACAAGATCCTGAAAAAGGGTCAGCGCATTATCGATCTTGGAGCAGCTCCGGGCGGCTGGAGCCAGATTGCGGCCTCGATCGTCGGTTCTCCGGATGATCTTCCGACGGTGGTCGGCATCGACTATCTGCATGTCGATCCGTTGCCGGGCGTCACCTTGCTTGAAATGGATTTTCTCGACGATGCGGCGCCTGACAGGTTGATGGAAGCGCTTGGCGGCGCGCCCGATATTGTACTTTCGGATATGGCAGCGCCGACAACCGGCCATCGCCGCACCGATCACATCCGCACGACGCATCTGTGCGAAGTCGCCGCGGATTTCGCCGTTTCCGTCCTCAGTCCCGGTGGACATTTCCTCACCAAGACGTTTCAGGGGGGAACCGAAAACGAGGTGCTTACCCTGTTGAAGAAGCACTTCAAGTCCGTGCATCACGTCAAACCGCCCGCATCCCGGACGGAATCAGTCGAGCTCTATTTGTTGGCGCGCGACTTCAAAGGTTGA
- a CDS encoding NAD-dependent epimerase/dehydratase family protein, protein MAAGVVLVTGASGFVGRELVSQLHAAGYRVVATTRNPDSLDGVEAVRLPSPAESVEAFQRILENVDHVVHLAAIAHTQLAGATDVYHAVNCVLAAKLAEAAHRTITGKFVFVSSIRAQSGSVHDGVAVETDPPQPTDDYGRAKLAAEIEIAGIMTGGNYTILRPVLVYGPGVKGNMAALVKLAALPVPLPMESLDGQRSLLDRAALCTAIMHSLHEASTDRGTFIVADKTPMTVPQILAAIRRGLAREPGLFSCPAWLLGLAARMTGQGDRWRTLNGDLIASSALLQSTGWSAVENSALRIEELSRR, encoded by the coding sequence ATGGCAGCGGGCGTCGTTCTCGTAACAGGAGCTTCGGGCTTCGTCGGGCGGGAACTCGTCTCACAGTTGCATGCCGCTGGCTATCGCGTCGTTGCCACCACGCGAAACCCTGACAGCCTTGATGGCGTCGAAGCAGTTCGCCTGCCGTCGCCGGCAGAGTCGGTCGAGGCCTTCCAGCGCATTCTGGAGAACGTCGATCATGTGGTGCATCTGGCCGCCATCGCCCATACGCAGCTTGCTGGTGCTACCGACGTCTACCATGCCGTCAACTGTGTCCTTGCAGCGAAGCTCGCCGAGGCAGCGCACAGGACCATCACCGGCAAGTTCGTCTTTGTGTCATCGATACGGGCACAGTCGGGCAGCGTCCACGACGGCGTTGCGGTTGAAACGGATCCGCCGCAACCGACGGATGATTACGGACGGGCAAAGCTTGCTGCCGAAATCGAAATTGCGGGGATCATGACCGGGGGCAACTATACGATCTTGCGCCCGGTGCTCGTCTACGGCCCCGGCGTCAAAGGCAATATGGCGGCCCTTGTCAAACTCGCTGCGCTTCCTGTTCCATTGCCCATGGAATCACTGGACGGGCAGCGGTCCCTGCTCGACCGTGCAGCCCTCTGCACGGCGATCATGCATAGTCTTCACGAGGCCAGCACGGACCGGGGCACGTTTATTGTCGCCGATAAAACCCCCATGACAGTGCCGCAGATACTTGCCGCGATTCGCCGCGGGCTTGCGCGCGAACCGGGATTGTTTTCTTGCCCAGCCTGGCTCCTGGGCCTGGCGGCGCGGATGACCGGCCAGGGCGACCGCTGGCGAACACTGAACGGTGATCTCATTGCGAGCTCGGCATTATTGCAGTCGACGGGCTGGAGTGCGGTGGAAAATTCGGCGCTCCGAATTGAAGAATTGTCGCGGCGCTGA
- a CDS encoding Ppx/GppA phosphatase family protein yields the protein MKDPESGASNASNGGASDGGKVLNGTADTVKNGPGPHGVPAHHRQESQPDSQEGRFDKNPKKRARRRRRGKSKQTPVSTEQTLAATSPVATPADASNTPAKSGKKRRPNRFRRRGRSGVKPADAVAPAAFALPAPPLRETPRQEPRYPAGPLYAALDLGTNNCRLLVASPTRPGQFRVVDAFSRIVRLGEGLGATGRLSANAMNRAIEALKICRDKLDNHDVRRARLIATEACRQAENGEEFLGRVKEETGLELEIINRQTEARLAVSGCGTLVERETDAVVLFDIGGGSSEIALIDVSERRSPRLAEHIIAWTSLPVGVVTLAERFGGRDVTTDNFAVMVNHVADLLNDFSERHKLGDLVKSQNFHLLGTSGTVTTLAGIHLGLERYDRRRIDGIWMQNDDVTEMTSRLLSWSFDERVANPCIGADRADLVLAGCAILDAIRNVWPSQKLRVADRGLREGILTELMSRDGAWRNRWHRAQGA from the coding sequence TTGAAAGACCCCGAATCGGGCGCGTCAAACGCGTCGAATGGAGGGGCGTCTGACGGTGGCAAGGTGCTGAATGGCACCGCAGATACTGTCAAGAACGGACCCGGGCCGCATGGGGTTCCTGCACACCATAGGCAGGAAAGCCAGCCCGATTCCCAAGAAGGACGCTTCGACAAGAACCCGAAGAAACGTGCGCGCCGCCGCAGGCGTGGCAAGTCCAAGCAGACGCCTGTTTCGACGGAGCAGACGCTCGCCGCAACTTCTCCTGTCGCTACACCAGCGGATGCCAGCAACACGCCCGCCAAGAGCGGCAAGAAGCGCCGGCCCAACCGGTTTCGCCGTCGTGGCCGCTCGGGCGTCAAGCCAGCGGATGCCGTTGCACCTGCCGCCTTCGCGCTGCCTGCACCACCTCTGCGGGAAACGCCACGGCAGGAACCCAGGTACCCAGCCGGACCGCTTTATGCAGCCCTCGATCTTGGCACCAACAATTGCCGTCTTCTGGTTGCCTCGCCCACGCGTCCGGGACAGTTTCGCGTTGTCGATGCTTTCTCGCGTATCGTTCGCCTTGGAGAAGGTCTGGGCGCTACCGGGCGTCTGAGTGCCAACGCCATGAACCGCGCGATCGAAGCACTGAAGATTTGCCGCGACAAGCTCGATAATCATGACGTGCGCAGGGCGCGTCTTATCGCCACCGAGGCCTGCCGCCAGGCGGAAAATGGCGAGGAATTTCTGGGCCGGGTGAAAGAAGAGACCGGGCTGGAGCTAGAGATCATCAATCGCCAGACCGAAGCGCGCCTTGCAGTCTCGGGCTGCGGCACGCTGGTCGAACGCGAGACCGACGCCGTTGTTTTGTTCGACATTGGCGGCGGATCGTCCGAAATCGCCCTGATCGATGTTTCCGAACGCCGGTCGCCGCGCCTCGCCGAGCATATCATTGCCTGGACGTCGCTGCCGGTTGGCGTGGTCACGCTGGCCGAACGCTTCGGCGGTCGCGATGTAACCACGGACAATTTCGCCGTCATGGTCAATCATGTCGCCGATCTGCTCAATGACTTTTCCGAGCGTCACAAGCTCGGCGATCTCGTCAAGAGCCAGAACTTCCATCTGCTCGGCACGTCAGGCACGGTGACGACGCTTGCCGGCATTCACCTCGGGCTTGAGCGCTATGACCGCCGCCGCATCGATGGCATCTGGATGCAGAATGACGACGTCACGGAAATGACCAGCAGGCTGCTGTCCTGGAGCTTCGACGAGCGTGTGGCAAATCCATGCATCGGCGCCGACCGTGCCGATCTTGTCCTCGCCGGTTGCGCTATTCTCGATGCCATACGCAACGTCTGGCCGAGCCAGAAACTGCGAGTGGCCGATCGTGGTCTGCGCGAAGGCATTTTAACTGAACTCATGTCGCGCGATGGTGCGTGGCGTAATCGCTGGCACCGCGCCCAAGGGGCGTAA
- a CDS encoding cold-shock protein, which produces MSTGTVKWFNSTKGFGFIQPDDGSADVFVHISAVERAGMRSLNDGQKISFELVRDNKSGKMTADQLQAG; this is translated from the coding sequence ATGAGCACTGGAACAGTTAAGTGGTTCAATTCCACAAAAGGCTTCGGCTTCATTCAACCAGATGATGGTTCAGCAGATGTGTTCGTACACATCTCTGCCGTTGAGCGCGCTGGTATGCGCAGCCTCAATGACGGTCAGAAAATCAGCTTCGAGCTGGTTCGTGACAACAAGTCCGGCAAGATGACTGCTGATCAGCTTCAGGCTGGCTAA
- a CDS encoding D-amino acid dehydrogenase yields MKVLVLGSGVVGVTSAWYLAQAGHEVVVVDRQPGPALETSFANAGEISPGYSSPWAGPGVPIKAIKWMLMHFGPLVVRPKFDPYMALWLLRMLRNCTSARYARNKARMVPIAEYSRDCLKALRSEVGIAYDERTQGTLQLFRTQSQYDGTAGDIEVLKQFGVPYELLDAAGCTGAEPALANVKGKFVGGLRLPGDETGDCQMFTEKLAALCTDAGVTFRFNTTITSINTSANRIASVSTETEELTADAYVIAFGSYSPFLLRRIGVHIPVYPVKGYSITAPIADKDAAPVSTVMDETYKVAITRLGDRIRAGGTAEISGYDLNLRDARRATLHHSVGDLFPGGGDLSKATFWTGLRPMTPDGPPIIGGGTKYSNLYLNTGHGTLGWTMSCGSGRVLADLVSGKSPDVDASPLNISRYG; encoded by the coding sequence ATGAAAGTTCTTGTCCTTGGCAGTGGCGTTGTTGGCGTCACATCAGCCTGGTATCTGGCGCAGGCGGGGCATGAAGTTGTGGTGGTCGATCGGCAGCCTGGACCAGCATTGGAAACAAGCTTTGCCAATGCCGGAGAAATATCGCCTGGCTATTCTTCGCCATGGGCCGGACCCGGTGTGCCGATCAAGGCCATCAAATGGATGCTGATGCATTTTGGCCCGCTGGTCGTACGACCGAAATTCGATCCATACATGGCGCTCTGGCTCCTGCGCATGCTGCGCAACTGCACGTCGGCACGCTACGCCCGCAACAAGGCACGCATGGTGCCGATTGCCGAATATAGCCGCGATTGCCTGAAGGCGCTTCGTTCCGAAGTGGGCATTGCCTATGACGAACGCACGCAAGGAACACTGCAACTCTTTCGCACGCAGAGCCAGTATGATGGCACGGCGGGTGACATTGAAGTATTGAAGCAATTCGGCGTTCCTTACGAACTTCTCGATGCCGCCGGATGCACCGGGGCGGAGCCGGCCTTGGCCAATGTCAAAGGCAAGTTCGTCGGCGGTCTGCGGCTTCCCGGCGATGAGACGGGCGACTGCCAGATGTTCACCGAAAAGCTCGCCGCGCTATGCACAGACGCCGGTGTTACGTTCCGGTTCAACACGACGATTACATCCATAAATACCAGCGCCAATCGCATCGCCAGCGTTTCAACCGAGACGGAAGAGCTGACGGCCGATGCCTATGTCATCGCGTTCGGCAGCTATTCACCCTTCTTGCTGCGGCGCATCGGCGTGCATATTCCGGTCTACCCGGTAAAGGGTTACTCCATCACCGCTCCAATTGCCGACAAGGATGCCGCGCCTGTTTCAACCGTGATGGATGAAACCTACAAGGTTGCAATCACCCGCCTCGGAGACCGCATCCGGGCGGGCGGCACGGCAGAAATTTCGGGCTATGATCTCAACCTCCGCGATGCGCGGCGGGCGACGCTGCACCACTCGGTTGGCGATCTGTTCCCTGGGGGCGGCGACCTCAGCAAGGCAACGTTCTGGACGGGATTGCGACCGATGACGCCAGACGGTCCTCCGATCATTGGGGGCGGTACCAAATATTCCAATCTCTACCTCAATACCGGTCACGGCACGCTCGGCTGGACGATGTCCTGTGGGTCCGGCCGGGTTTTGGCCGATCTGGTGTCCGGAAAATCGCCGGATGTCGATGCTTCTCCCCTCAATATCAGCCGGTATGGCTGA
- a CDS encoding RcnB family protein has product MKKITLVALAISLIATPAAFAQQQNYKGHQYGHQQKQVIVKKKVVVKHGRWSRGHALPSSYRHNVVRDYHRYHLRTPPRGYQWVRADNNYVMISIASGVISALVQAR; this is encoded by the coding sequence ATGAAAAAGATCACTCTGGTAGCACTTGCCATCTCCCTGATCGCAACACCTGCTGCTTTCGCGCAGCAGCAGAACTACAAGGGTCATCAATATGGCCACCAGCAGAAGCAGGTCATCGTCAAGAAGAAGGTCGTGGTAAAGCATGGCCGCTGGTCACGCGGTCACGCGCTTCCTTCGAGCTACCGCCACAATGTCGTGCGCGACTATCACCGTTACCACTTGCGCACGCCCCCACGCGGTTACCAGTGGGTAAGAGCTGACAATAACTACGTGATGATCAGCATAGCCTCTGGTGTTATCTCGGCGCTGGTTCAGGCACGCTGA
- a CDS encoding dihydrofolate reductase family protein, with protein sequence MGKVVVSFTMSLDGFIAAPNVSHEHAIGEGGERLHQWLFESKSEVDGEMVREVFERVGAVVLGKRTFAVGLHHWQDTPFPAPAFVLTHEKRDPLQMKSAAFTFVNDGIESAVRQAKVAAGGKDVIVMGADVAQQVLNARLVDEIVLQLAPVLLGQGSRLFDNIGNEQIELKSTRVVESPLVTHLRFEVV encoded by the coding sequence ATGGGGAAAGTGGTTGTATCGTTTACAATGTCACTCGATGGTTTCATCGCAGCCCCGAATGTCAGCCACGAGCACGCAATCGGCGAGGGCGGTGAGCGCTTGCACCAATGGCTGTTCGAGAGCAAATCCGAAGTTGACGGTGAGATGGTACGGGAGGTCTTCGAACGCGTCGGCGCGGTGGTCCTTGGCAAGCGAACCTTTGCCGTGGGGTTGCACCATTGGCAGGACACACCGTTCCCCGCCCCGGCTTTCGTGCTCACGCACGAGAAACGCGACCCGCTGCAAATGAAGAGCGCTGCGTTTACATTCGTCAATGACGGGATTGAAAGCGCCGTGAGACAGGCGAAAGTGGCAGCAGGTGGCAAGGATGTCATCGTCATGGGGGCAGATGTTGCCCAGCAAGTGCTGAACGCGCGCCTCGTAGACGAGATCGTTCTTCAGCTCGCGCCCGTTCTGCTCGGGCAGGGCAGCCGGCTGTTCGACAATATTGGCAATGAACAGATCGAATTGAAAAGTACGAGAGTAGTCGAGTCGCCGCTCGTCACCCATCTTCGCTTCGAGGTTGTATAG